CGAAATAGAAATTCTTGATCAAATCGGATCGGTACTGAAGCGGCCAACAGGTATGTCCAACGAGCTGCAAACGCTTTCGCTTCACCCGCCCGTCATGTGAGAGACAAATATCGACACGCCGATCAGGATCAGGATGACGCCGCCGCCGATTTCGGCGCGGTGACCCAGCTTCTCGCCCACTTTCGGACCCACGAGGAAACCGGCCGTGCTGGCCATGAAGCTGACCAAACCGACCAGCAGCGCAACGCTCGCCGGCCCACCGGCAAGGGACAGGGCGATGCCCACGGCGGCGGAATCGATACTCGTGCCCATGGCAGTGACCAGGGTCATGGCCAGGCCCTGCTCCGCTCGCGGGGCGTCGTCATCATCGTCGCCTGACAGGCCCTCGCGGATCATCCGCACGCCGATAACCGTCAGCAGAATGAGCGCGATCCAGTGATCGGCGGCGGTGATGAACTGGGCGAAGCTGGCCCCGGCCAGCCAGCCCGTGAGGCACATCACCCCTTCCATCCCGCCAAAGATTGCGCCTGAGCCGAGCGCCGCCTGCAGATCCACGCGCCGCGCCCGCCCGCCGCGCGCCAATGACGCGGCAAAGGCATCGGTGGACAGGCCAAGGGACAGCGGCAACCAGGTGAACAAGGACATGGGCGGGCCCCTACCCCACCGGCCTGATACTGACCAGTGGGGATTGGCGTCGTCAGTCGACGGTGACTTCGAACGGCGTGATCGGCGTATCGCCCTGATCAAACAGGGTGCAGACCGGCGCTTCACCCCAACAGTACCGCACTTTGTCCACAGGCTTGGCCGATGGCAGGGTCAGGACGACACTGTCCTTGTCGATCGACGCGGGGACGATCTGGCAGGTGCCCTCTGCGCAAGCCTCAAACCCGATCGGCGTGCTCATCGCGGCGCGCAGGTCACCATTCAGCGGTGCGAAGCTGATCGTCAGTTGCTTTTTCTTCTGGGTCACCGACACCGGCTGGGGCCCGTCGCCACCGGCCGCATCGCCGTCCATCAGGGCCAGCGCAGATGTAGCAACCCGTTTGGCCACCGCCTGCTTGTTCGGCGGATGGATGTCGTAGCGGTCACCCACATCGATGGTCACGGCGATCCCGGTCTGGTCATCGTTCAGCGCGACCTGGCGCATCGCCTCCCGCACCTCGGCCCAGCCGCTTTCAACCGGACCGAAGGGGACGGGCCCGAAATTGGGAAGCTGGACGATGACGGTGATGAGGTCTTCGCCGAAATGCGCCTGCCAGTCATCAACGAGCGCGGACATCAGCGGCTCATATTCGCTCGCCCGACCCGCATTGCTTTCACCCTGATACCAAAGCGCGCCCGTCATCGTGAAATGGCGGAACGGATGCAGCATCGTATTGTAAAGGCTGGTCAGCCCACTGATCGATTCCCAAGGCGCCCGGGGCGGTGCTCCATAAGCCTTTGGTGCGATCTTGTAGGACCAGTCGGTCAGAGGCACAGTATTGCCGCTTGGGAGCGTCGCACCGATATTGTCTGTGCCCGTAATACCGCCTGCGCCCCAGCTGTTATAGATGTTCAGAACGATGGTGTTTTCACCGGCCTTCAAAAGATCGCCGTCAACCGTATAAACGCGCTCAGACCCCCAGCCAAAGGTCGTGCCCACATAGGTGCCATTGACCCAGATCGTGTCCAGCTCATCGATGCCGCCCACATTGATTGCCACATCGCCGCCGTCGTAACTGTCAGGCAGCGTCAGGTTGGCCCGGTGCCAGACCATACCCAGATGATCTTTCAGTTCAGGGTCGTCCCAGTCCTTCCAGTCGCCAAGACCGTCAGGCGCGGCACTCCATTCGCTTTCATCCGTCCACGGCTGGTCACCGGCAGGTGCCTTTTCCGCCCACCAGTCGAGCCAGATGTCCGCAAACTTCGCTTTCGCTGCGGCGGGGTCATCGCCGTAAATGTTGAGAAGATCGACGCCTTGGGGGTTGATGCCGCCGGCCTTCATTGCATCAAGGCTGAGCCACGCTTCGATCTGGGAGCCGCCCCAATTGCTGTCGATCAGGCCGAGCGGCATATCCGGGTTCGCCTCGCGCAGATGGCGCGCGGTAAAATAGCAGACCGCAGAGAACTCTTTTACCGTGTCGGCAGAGGCCACAGCCCACGGCACGGGCGTCACCAGCTCATCCTGCGGCACCGGCGCGTATTCCATGTTCACTTCGATCAGCCGGATCTGATCATCGTGGGGCCGCCCGACCTCATAGCCGCCATTCAGCGCGCGGGAGACCGGGAATTCCATGTTCGACTGGCCTGAGCACAGCCACACATCCCCGGCCAGAACGTCAGAAACGGTCTGGGTTTCCTTGCCGGATGTCGCTGTGATCATGAACGCCTCCCCCACGCTGAGGGCGGGCCATTCCGCCGACCACGCGCCGTCGCCGTCGGCGGTCACCGTCTTCTCATCGCCCGCAAGCCTGACCACGACTTCCGCGCCAGGCTCAACATGCCCCCAAAGCGTGACGGGCTTGCCCTGCTGCAGGACCATGTGGTCGCCGAAGACGTTGCTCAGCGGTGCGGCATGGGCGGCCGTCGCGGCACAAAGGGCGATAGCGCTAACAAGGAGTGAGTGACGTTGCATGGGTTATAGTCCCGTCTGGTTGTTTCTTCCCGATCACTTTGTGCCCCCAACGCGCTTGGCAAGGCAAGGCTTAGGCATGACGCCCGCGATTGACGCCGTGCAGGACATGGAGCACCGTGCCGTCTGGCGTTGGATGGGAAGAGGAACATGCGGGCAGTCATTCTTCTGAGCAGCACCATGCTTCTCCAGCCCGTCGCCCTGACACCGGCAGCGATGGCCTCCTCCGCCCCGCCGATCATGCAGCCCGGGCCACCCGGCACTGCCAGCCAGCCCATCACCGTCGACGAATCGCTGGCTCTTGGACGTACGAGCTATTCCGCCGCCGATGTCGCCTTCATGCAGCACATGATCGTGCATCATGCCCAGGCGGTTGAAATGGTGGCCCTGATTTCCGAGCGCACCACCGCGCCGCAGGTTGTGAGGATGGGAGAGCGGATCAGCCTTTCACAGGCGACCGAGATGGCCTTCATGCAGCAATGGCTGGAGACACGCGGCGAGCCCGTGGCGATGCCCCGCCATGCCCCCATGATGCACGCACCCAAGGGGCATGAGCATCATAAACCCGGCATGGACATGACCGATCCCATGGACACGCCGCTGATGCCGGGCATGTTGTCGCCCCGACAGATGATGACGCTGGAAGCCGCCAGCGGAACTGCATTTGATCGCCTGTTTCTTGCGGCGATGATCCAGCATCATGAAGGCGCACTGGGCATGGTCCACGACCTGCTGGCCACCCCCAATGGCGGGGAGGATCCCGACCTGTCCGAATTTCTCACGGCTGTCATCGCCGACCAGTCTGCCGAAATCATTCGCATGAAGACCATTCTGAGTGCCATTCCTGACCCAGCTGTCAATTAAGAGGTTACGACCATGACGATGACCACCCGCACCCTCTTTGCCGCTGCGCTCATGGGCGCGAGCCTTGCTGCGTGTTCGACAACCGATATCGTCTTGCCGCCGATGGACGCCCCGCCACCGCATCAGGACACGCGCGCAGGCCTGGCACCGGGCCTTTACGATGCCGGTGAAGCGAACTGGAACCTCACGCTTGTGCAGTCCCTTCCGCAGCCTGAAGGGTTTGTGGACAGTGAAGGCCAATGGTCGCCCCAGATTGAAATGGCGCTCGCCAAGGATATGGAAGACGGCAAGGACGTCCCCCGCCCGCCAAAAGGCATTTCCTTCGCCAATTCCGACCTCGCCTTTGGCAAGGATATGGTGGTCATGGGCAATTTCCATGGCTTCAACGTCTATAAGGTCGGCAGCAACAGCAAACTGAAACACGCCCTTTCTGTGGCCTGTCCCGGCGGCCAGGGCGATGTGTCGATCCACGGCAATCTGGTATTTTTCTCGACCGAGCAGCGTCGTGGGCGCCTTGATTGCGGCGGCGGCGGGGTAGAAGGGGAGAGCAGCGCCGAGCGGTTTATCGGTGTGCGCATCTTTGACATCAGTGACCTTTCTGCGCCGCGTCAGGTTGCGGCTGTTCAGACCTGTCGGGGGTCCCACACCCACACTCTCGTCCCTCACCCGACGGACCCCGGTATTCTGTACGTCTATAATAGCGGGACCTCTGCGGTCCGCCCCAGTTCAGAACTGGCTGGCTGTTCGGACGGCGATCCCGGCGACAATCCGGACACGGCCCTTTATTCGATCGATGTGATCGAAGTGCCGCTTGATGCCCCCCAGAACGCGCGTGTCGTCAACAGCCCCCGCGTCTTTGCCGACCGCGATAGCGGGAAGGTCGACGGGCTGTGGGAGGGCGGAGAAATGACCGAGGACGCCCAGACGACGGCCGCCACCGTCGCGTGCCATGATATCCTCGCCTATCCTGAATTCGCCCTCGCGGCGGGGGCCTGCGGCGGGAATGGCATCCTTCTCGACATTTCCGATCCTGTGAACCCGCGGCGGATTGATGAGGTCTCCGATCCCAATATGGCCTATTGGCA
This genomic stretch from Parvularcula sp. LCG005 harbors:
- a CDS encoding DUF305 domain-containing protein, whose translation is MRAVILLSSTMLLQPVALTPAAMASSAPPIMQPGPPGTASQPITVDESLALGRTSYSAADVAFMQHMIVHHAQAVEMVALISERTTAPQVVRMGERISLSQATEMAFMQQWLETRGEPVAMPRHAPMMHAPKGHEHHKPGMDMTDPMDTPLMPGMLSPRQMMTLEAASGTAFDRLFLAAMIQHHEGALGMVHDLLATPNGGEDPDLSEFLTAVIADQSAEIIRMKTILSAIPDPAVN
- a CDS encoding manganese efflux pump MntP family protein; translation: MSLFTWLPLSLGLSTDAFAASLARGGRARRVDLQAALGSGAIFGGMEGVMCLTGWLAGASFAQFITAADHWIALILLTVIGVRMIREGLSGDDDDDAPRAEQGLAMTLVTAMGTSIDSAAVGIALSLAGGPASVALLVGLVSFMASTAGFLVGPKVGEKLGHRAEIGGGVILILIGVSIFVSHMTGG
- a CDS encoding sialate O-acetylesterase — encoded protein: MQRHSLLVSAIALCAATAAHAAPLSNVFGDHMVLQQGKPVTLWGHVEPGAEVVVRLAGDEKTVTADGDGAWSAEWPALSVGEAFMITATSGKETQTVSDVLAGDVWLCSGQSNMEFPVSRALNGGYEVGRPHDDQIRLIEVNMEYAPVPQDELVTPVPWAVASADTVKEFSAVCYFTARHLREANPDMPLGLIDSNWGGSQIEAWLSLDAMKAGGINPQGVDLLNIYGDDPAAAKAKFADIWLDWWAEKAPAGDQPWTDESEWSAAPDGLGDWKDWDDPELKDHLGMVWHRANLTLPDSYDGGDVAINVGGIDELDTIWVNGTYVGTTFGWGSERVYTVDGDLLKAGENTIVLNIYNSWGAGGITGTDNIGATLPSGNTVPLTDWSYKIAPKAYGAPPRAPWESISGLTSLYNTMLHPFRHFTMTGALWYQGESNAGRASEYEPLMSALVDDWQAHFGEDLITVIVQLPNFGPVPFGPVESGWAEVREAMRQVALNDDQTGIAVTIDVGDRYDIHPPNKQAVAKRVATSALALMDGDAAGGDGPQPVSVTQKKKQLTISFAPLNGDLRAAMSTPIGFEACAEGTCQIVPASIDKDSVVLTLPSAKPVDKVRYCWGEAPVCTLFDQGDTPITPFEVTVD